One genomic segment of Chelonia mydas isolate rCheMyd1 chromosome 1, rCheMyd1.pri.v2, whole genome shotgun sequence includes these proteins:
- the P2RY6 gene encoding P2Y purinoceptor 6 yields the protein MEMENHTVAAATNSCTFHEEFKQILLPLVYSVVFVVGLPLNFIVIVQIWLSRKVLTRTAIYMLNLATADLLYVCSLPLLIYNYTQKDYWPFGDFTCRFVRFQFYSNLHGSILFLTCISVQRYLGICHPLSSWHKKRGKKFTWMVCGGVWIIVIAQCLPTFVFVSTGIQRNRTVCYDLSPPDHSASYFPYGMTLTVTGFLIPFVFILVCYCCMTKILCQKDEMIGLAVRKKKDKAIRMIIIVVIVFAISFFPFHLTKTIYLIIRSLAGVPCLVLQTFAIAYKCTRPFASMNSVLDPILFYFTQRKFRESTRHLLEKVSSKWRHDTCRSYKS from the coding sequence ATGGAGATGGAGAACCATACCGTGGCTGCAGCGACGAACTCCTGCACCTTTCATGAGGAGTTCAAGCAGATCCTGCTGCCCCTGGTCTACTCTGTGGTCTTTGTGGTGGGGCTCCCCCTGAACTTCATCGTCATTGTGCAGATCTGGCTCTCCAGGAAGGTGCTGACCCGCACTGCCATCTACATGCTGAACCTGGCCACGGCCGACCTGCTGTACGTGTGCTCCCTGCCGCTGCTCATCTACAACTACACGCAGAAGGACTACTGGCCCTTTGGGGACTTCACCTGCAGGTTCGTCCGCTTCCAGTTCTACAGCAACCTGCATGGCAGCATCCTGTTCCTCACCTGCATCAGCGTCCAGCGCTACCTGGGCATCTGCCACCCGCTGTCATCCTGGCACAAGAAGAGGGGCAAGAAGTTTACCTGGATGGTGTGCGGCGGGGTGTGGATCATCGTCATTGCCCAGTGCCTGCCCACCTTCGTCTTTGTCTCCACGGGCATCCAGAGGAATAGGACCGTGTGCTACGACCTCAGCCCCCCGGACCACTCCGCCAGCTACTTCCCCTACGGCATGACGCTGACGGTCACGGGGTTCCTCATCCCCTTCGTCTTCATCCTGGTGTGCTACTGCTGCATGACCAAGATCCTCTGCCAGAAGGACGAGATGATAGGCCTGGCCGTGCGCAAGAAGAAGGACAAGGCCATCCGGATGATCATCATTGTAGTCATCGTCTTCGCCATCAGCTTCTTCCCCTTCCACCTGACCAAGACCATCTACCTGATCATCCGCTCCTTGGCGGGCGTGCCCTGCCTGGTCTTGCAAACCTTTGCCATCGCCTACAAGTGCACCAGGCCCTTTGCCAGCATGAACAGCGTCCTGGACCCCATCCTCTTCTACTTCACCCAGCGCAAGTTCCGGGAGAGCACACGCCACCTGCTGGAAAAAGTGAGCTCCAAGTGGAGGCACGACACATGCCGCTCCTACAAGTCGTAG